A window of Schistocerca cancellata isolate TAMUIC-IGC-003103 chromosome 1, iqSchCanc2.1, whole genome shotgun sequence genomic DNA:
ctctcagcatcacttgatttaattcgactacattccattacctttgtcttgtttttgtttgtattCATATTAAATCcttctttcaagtcactgtccattccagtcaactgctctttcaagtcctttgcagtctctgacagaatggcCATGTCATAGAAAGACCTCAAACTtaatatttcttctccctgaactttaatttctctataaaatttttcctttcttcactggctgctcaatatacagactgagtaacacCGAGGACAGACTACAGCACTGTCTGActgccttctcaaccattgcttccatttcatgtccctcgacttttacaactgctgtctggtttaTTTACAAATTGTAAGTATCCTTTCACTcacagtattttacccctgatacatTCAGAATTGCAAATAAAGTATTCGAGTCAATATCTCGGGAAGCTTTCTTCacgtctacaaatgccataaacgtaggtgtgcctctccttaacctatcttgtaagagaAGTCGTAGTTTAAGCATTGGCTCCTACATTTGTATACAAGTTTAGTCTTTTGTAACGAAGTGCTCGTTACTATGATATTCATAATATAAAATACAACCACATACAGTCAAGCTTCTACCTCTCATGGCAGCTGCGCCCGTACAGAAACAGTACATAATGCTTGTAAGTACATACATGTACTTATCAGTAGATACATGTCCcaaaacagatgccatcttcacatAGATAACGCTTATCGACCAAcgttcttcttcagtgcggatgcactcacatagCTCAAATTCGTACGGGAATCGGAAGATcgactgccgtgagtaatgagtatagtgggcaggggaactataaacgtagtgtgtggacagtaagatggaagtgtgggtctcatggggagcgtgccagagataaggccCTGCAGTAGCGCTATCccctgtgtcttcggtggctcagccggatAGAGGATCTACCATGTAAgaagtagatcccgggttcgagtcccggtcggggaacacgtTTTCAActgccccgttgatatttatcaacgtctgtaagcagctaatggtctggattttattgtaatttgattcttcgagagctgcaagattttCATACTAATCTTTTATTGCCGATATTGTTGACGTTGCTTCCTGGTACTGGTAGACGCGCTGAGCCGGTGTTCTGTGTGTGCAGGCCAGTTCCCGTACCAGGTGTCCCTGCAGTGGGTGCAGCTGGGGCTGGCGTCCCACATGTGTGGCGGCTCCATCGTGAGCGCCAGCACCGTCGTCACCGCAGGCCACTGCGCCGACCCCGCCTACATCGGACACTACGAGGTGAGTAGAAGGCTGCCTAACGCTTATCAAAACGGAAGGCAGTAATTTATGATGAAGTTATCGTTAATGTAGTTAAGTAACTGCAGCCAACCTCGGTATATTGTACTGCCACGATGAAGGATGTTAGTACAAACAATGAGGTGATAAAAATTATGGGATAGCTTATAATACCGCGTCGAGCttccttttgccaggcgtagtgccgCAActgaacgtggcatggactcagcaagtccctGGGAGTCCCTGCAGAAACACTCTCTCATGCCGAATCTACACGACTCCATAACGGCGAAAGCGTTGCCGATGTCGGACTTTGAGCACGAACTGaattctcgattatgttccataaatgttcgatgggattcatatcaggcAATGTGGTTCGCCATATCGTTCGCTCCAGTTGTCCAAACGAACAACTGCGGCCGAGTGACAGCTCATATCGTTGTTTGGAaagatgaaatccatgaatggctgcaagtgatctccatgtagccgaacataacaattttccgTCAATGATCGGCTGAATTGGTTAGAGAACCCAGGCCATTCGGTGTAAACACAggcaacaccattatggagccaccagcagtttTTCCAGTGTCttattaacaacttgggtccatggcttggtggTTCTTCGCCACACGCGTGACCTACCATCCCACTTACTAACTGATCTGCCCAGGCCATAGTTTTTCGGTCGTCTAGGCCCCAtgcgcccaggagaggcgctgtgggcgatagcgtgctgttagcaaagacgctTCTTGCATTGCCCCGTTAACGGATACACGCCACATTGAATTCTGCGATTATTTcgcactgtgttacttgtctgctagcactgcaaCTCTAGGAAGACACCGGAGGTCTCGGTCGTTAGTGAGAGGTATTGTTAGAAATTGACCTTGTgtatctgggaatattgaattccctaacgatttccgaagtggaacgtCCCATGTGTCTAACTCCATATACGATTCCACGTTTAAAGTCTTTTAATTCCAATCGTGTGGCCCTAAacgcgtcggaaatcttttcacatggatcacatgAGTATAAATCAGACCGTGTAAGCGATAGTACATGTGTGCATATCGGTAtacaatgacttttgtcatctaagTGTGCTTCACCCTTCactgacaactgttggaatcatttcTGTATTGCCTACTGGGAATGGAGAAACTTGCTTTACGTCTTTAGCTACACAACAAATTTTATGGTCTCATATTAAGCAACACAGAATGTCCACATTGTCTTCTCAATTGTGCTGAGTCATACTCCATGTGAATGAGACCACTGTATGCGTCGGTAAGTCATCTGTCCAATTGTTGCGTCGAATAATTGCATACAGTTCCTGAGAGGGTAGATATGTATTAGATAGTATAACATAACTCTAGTCCCCTAGTACGTTCGAATGCCCTGACAGCTAACACTGTGCGAAGAAACGGAAATAACTCTCtctgactgcgttgtcttctgtcgTGTGTTTCAGGCAGTGGCTGGTATCAACTCACTGAACTCCGACGGCCAGAGGGCGCGCGTATCCCAGCAGGTAGTGCACCCAGACTACTCGGACGTTGAGTAAGTGTCACACACAAATTCTATATTAAGTGTGGTCTAAACTTTTGTGAAATGGTTACGTTATAGCCTGTTATTCTTGGCGGTACTGTTCTTGAGAATGTGCCTAAGAGTTATAGTAAAGAGTTGGTTCTGATTACTCAGAGGTATCCATGTGTGGAGTTTGCAAACGGTTTTCATTCTTCCGTAGAGTTTTATTCTCCGGTGCCGCCGGCGAGTTCCCAATCATTTAGTCTTCTAACAATCGTTAACAACGAATGTCGAGATTATCGCTCTGTCTTTCAGGTTACAGGACTCTGCTTCTGGTACACTGTATGACCATTAGTTACTTACCAATATGATATATGTACTGCATATATGCCTGCAATAATGGTTTTTCAACTGACGATGGGTGTTTAATTTAATTTGTCGTTTGTTCTACAGTAATGTCGCCATCAACGACATCGCCGTCTTCCTGCTGCAGTCCAGCTTTTCTCTGAGCGGCAACGTACAGGCCATCTCGCTGCCCACCGCTGGAGCCGTCCCCAGTGGTAAGTCAATCACCTCTTCCGGCATGATggctatttataaaaaaaatgtgtggaCGCTCGAAATTCGTGATTATTTTACTCCTTTTTTCGTTACTTCTTCTCATGAATTAGTAACCATCAACAGGAATCAGAATTTTTCGTCCTCTTCTGTTAAAGCTGATTAGACTATACGGAAACCCGTCATGCGATCACGTGGCGCACTACAGGAGGGTTTACGGCTATTGTTTTTTACAGCTGGTTCGACGGCGACTCTGTCCGGCTGGGGCAGCGTCAGCACGGGTATCATACCCAACTACCCCGACATCCTGCAGTGGGTCGACGTCAGCATCATCAGCAACACCGAGTGCGCGCAGCTGCTGGGCAACAGCCCGCTCAACGATGAGAACATCTGCACCGGTCCCGTCAACGACGGCATCTCCGCCTGCTCGGTACGTAGCAGACCACTGGTAGTCACATGAATGGTGGTGAGCTAAGCGTATTAACCCTTTCGCGTTACATTAGCATTATACGTGCCTGACGTATCAGATATTTCTAACGATGTTGTAAAAATAGGTTTTTACAACATCGTTAGAAATATCTGATACGTCAGTTGCGTAGGATAATTTATGCCGTGTCACGTTATTCTGTTTGTATCACGTGTACTTTGTAGATTAGAAAATCAAATATTAGTTACTTGGCCGAGCGTGCCGTTTTCTGTTCCGTgtgcctgagaatgtacgttttttgGTGCACTATTGTCCGTTTGTAGCATCCGATACGTCAGTTCATTAGGGTAATTCATGCTcttcgagccggccgtggtggccaagcggttaaaggcgctacagtctggaaccgcgcagccgctacggtcgcaggttcgaatcctgcctcgggcatggaagtgtgtgatgtccttaggttagttaggtttaagtagttttaagttctaggggactgatgaccttagaagttaagtcccatagtgctcagagccatctgaaccatttgctcTTCGAATAATATATGTTTGTGTAATCAAATCGTATGTGATCGATCGACTCATATGCAAAAAAGGACCACGAGCAGGTGAAACTGTAGTGCTTTCCGGCGTAACAAACAAGAGCGGTTAACGACGGTGTTGGCAGCAATGATGGAATGCGGTCAACAGGAGTCGCCATTCTGTTGTGTATGTTTACCTGCTCGTGCACTGAACCATCAGTTCTTTATGCCTGCTGGGAGTAAGTGAATTCCCTTAGCGATATGGCCGTCCTGCCTGCCAGGCCTACAAATATACACATAAACTCAAAATGGTTAATATTTCTTATTCAGTTGGTGGTGGCACAGTATTAATCTACCTTAGCAGGCGCCATAATAAGAACATGGGTTTGTTCACTATTTCGTCTGCATATGCTAGAGTTTCAACAAGGGACTTCTTTGTGTTAATTCTGGGTAAAACGAATGATCAGTTTGAGAGGAGCCTTACAAACCGCCTGAAATGATGAAGTTTCACTTTCTCCGCAACATATGAACGTTCGGAGATCTATAAATGTGGAACAACTAATAATAAAGAAGTTAGCTCTCATTGTTGAGCGTAGTGTGTGTCGTAGATCGAGAgtgggtgtgctgaccacgtggctTGGTTTTCTGCAGGGAGACTCCGGCGGACCGCTGGCCCAGGACGGAGCCCTCATCGGAGTCGTGTCTTGGGGCATCGTGCCCTGCGGCTCTGCTGGAGCGCCTTCCGTCTTCACCAGGGTGTCTGCTTTCTTGGACTTTGTCAACCAGTACGCCTGAATACGTCGTGCTGCAATTGTCAACTGATCTCAGACTAGAGTAATAAAAATACTCTAAAAATTTATCTGCGTTCTTCGTTATTGTGTGCCGTTTAATCCACAATTCTCCTAAGTT
This region includes:
- the LOC126168082 gene encoding trypsin alpha-like isoform X4, which translates into the protein MMRQAVLVLALAACVLAAELPVRRIPHSGPRRKFGRQHGRITGGSDASLGQFPYQVSLQWVQLGLASHMCGGSIVSASTVVTAGHCADPAYIGHYEAVAGINSLNSDGQRARVSQQVVHPDYSDVDNVAINDIAVFLLQSSFSLSGNVQAISLPTAGAVPSAGSTATLSGWGSVSTGIIPNYPDILQWVDVSIISNTECAQLLGNSPLNDENICTGPVNDGISACSGDSGGPLAQDGALIGVVSWGIVPCGSAGAPSVFTRVSAFLDFVNQYA